A window of the Lactobacillus amylovorus DSM 20531 genome harbors these coding sequences:
- a CDS encoding NCS2 family permease: MNFIRKYFQLDKYNTSIKVEFIAGLTTFISMSYILFVNPSVLGASGMNTGAVFTATALASALGSAIMGIVANYPIGEAPALGINAFFAYTVCVGMHVSWQTALASVFVASIIFILITLFKLREKIIDSIPADLKFAISSGIGLFIAFLGLQNGKLIVANKSTLVGLGSLHDPLVWITIFGLLVTVILMILNVPGAIFIGMVLAAIFGICTGQIALPHKVISTAPSLAPTFGQAIFHVKDINTVQMWVVVLTFLLVTFFDTAGTLIGLAQQAGFMKNNKMPRVGKALAADSSAMAVGSILGTSPVGAFVESSAGIAVGGRTGLTAVFVAIFFLISMIFSPLLGVFTSQVTAPALIIVGVLMAQNTAHIHWNKLEIAVPAFLIILGMPLTYSISDGLSWGMITYPICMLAAKRGKEISPMMWVLFFVFIIFLWVLNF, from the coding sequence ATGAATTTTATTAGGAAATATTTTCAATTAGATAAATACAACACCAGTATTAAAGTCGAATTTATTGCTGGTTTGACTACTTTCATTAGTATGTCATACATTTTGTTTGTTAACCCTAGCGTTTTAGGTGCTAGTGGTATGAACACAGGTGCTGTGTTTACTGCTACTGCTTTGGCCAGTGCGCTTGGTAGTGCCATCATGGGTATTGTTGCAAACTACCCAATTGGTGAAGCACCAGCCCTTGGTATTAATGCATTCTTTGCTTACACCGTTTGTGTGGGGATGCACGTTTCATGGCAAACTGCTTTAGCCAGTGTTTTCGTTGCATCAATTATCTTCATTTTGATCACTTTATTTAAATTGCGTGAAAAGATTATTGATTCAATTCCAGCTGACCTGAAGTTTGCTATTTCATCAGGTATTGGTTTATTCATCGCCTTCTTAGGTTTGCAAAACGGTAAGTTAATTGTCGCAAATAAATCAACTTTGGTTGGCTTAGGCTCACTTCACGATCCACTTGTTTGGATCACCATTTTTGGTTTGCTTGTAACCGTTATTTTGATGATCTTGAACGTTCCTGGTGCCATCTTCATCGGTATGGTTTTGGCAGCTATCTTCGGTATTTGTACTGGTCAAATTGCATTGCCACACAAGGTAATCTCAACTGCTCCAAGTTTGGCTCCAACTTTTGGTCAAGCTATCTTCCACGTTAAGGACATTAATACCGTTCAAATGTGGGTTGTGGTTTTAACCTTCTTGCTTGTTACCTTCTTCGATACTGCCGGTACTTTGATTGGTCTTGCTCAACAAGCCGGTTTCATGAAGAACAACAAGATGCCACGTGTTGGTAAGGCTTTGGCTGCCGACTCAAGTGCGATGGCCGTTGGTTCAATTTTGGGTACTTCACCAGTTGGTGCGTTCGTTGAATCAAGTGCCGGTATCGCCGTTGGTGGTAGAACTGGTTTGACTGCAGTTTTCGTTGCTATCTTCTTCTTGATCTCAATGATCTTCAGTCCACTTTTGGGTGTGTTCACTAGTCAAGTTACTGCACCAGCCTTGATTATCGTTGGTGTATTGATGGCCCAAAACACTGCTCACATCCACTGGAACAAGTTAGAAATTGCGGTTCCTGCATTCCTCATCATTTTGGGTATGCCACTTACTTACTCAATTTCTGATGGTTTGTCATGGGGTATGATCACTTACCCAATCTGCATGCTTGCAGCTAAGCGTGGTAAGGAAATCAGCCCGATGATGTGGGTACTATTCTTCGTATTCATCATCTTCCTGTGGGTACTGAACTTTTAG
- a CDS encoding deoxynucleoside kinase translates to MIQVIVLSGPIGAGKSSLTSILAEHLGTQAFYEGVDSNRVLPLYYKDMKRYTFLLNTYLLNHRLAQINQAIKEKNSVSDRSIYEDALFFKMNADSKVADPTEFKIYDDLLENMMEDTPGNPSKKPDLLIYIHVSLDTMLARIKKRGRSFEQISTDPGLKDYYARLLKYYEPWYEHYNASPKMKIDGNKLDFVTNMDAQREVLSEIDDKLHQIGNL, encoded by the coding sequence GTGATTCAAGTTATTGTTTTAAGTGGGCCAATTGGAGCCGGTAAATCCAGTTTAACCAGTATTTTAGCTGAACATTTAGGTACGCAAGCCTTTTACGAAGGCGTCGACAGCAACCGAGTACTTCCTTTGTACTACAAGGACATGAAGCGTTACACCTTTTTGCTCAATACATACTTACTTAACCACCGTTTAGCACAAATTAACCAAGCTATTAAGGAGAAAAACAGTGTTTCTGACCGTTCTATCTATGAAGATGCATTGTTCTTTAAGATGAACGCTGACAGCAAGGTCGCTGATCCTACAGAATTCAAGATCTATGACGATTTGCTTGAAAACATGATGGAAGATACCCCTGGCAATCCAAGTAAGAAGCCAGATTTGCTTATCTACATCCATGTTTCCCTTGATACTATGCTTGCTAGAATTAAGAAACGCGGCAGATCCTTTGAACAAATCAGCACTGATCCAGGTTTAAAGGATTACTATGCTCGCCTTTTGAAATACTACGAACCATGGTATGAACACTACAATGCATCCCCTAAGATGAAAATCGATGGCAATAAGCTTGATTTCGTTACTAACATGGATGCTCAAAGAGAAGTATTGTCTGAAATTGATGATAAGTTGCACCAAATCGGCAACTTATAG
- a CDS encoding Cof-type HAD-IIB family hydrolase: MSAKLIFSDIDGTLINNELKVTPKTRDAIRHQIINGNIFIPTSARLPKGIMTAVGQILKVFPMIAYNGALALDEIGRALITRFFNAKEAAEICRYVEEQNSGAAWNIYSGYVWYSSEKESDWVKKEESIVGVKSTKTSIDQIAKLQGVHKGLIMGKSEEIDRMQKELAKKYTDLDFVKSSPILLEIVLKGVSKKSALEIVAQEYGVDLKDCIAFGDNYNDEAMLKAVGHPFLMGNAPEDLKKQFKSEDITLDNNHDGIAKALENIK, translated from the coding sequence ATGTCCGCAAAACTTATTTTTTCAGATATCGATGGCACGCTAATTAACAATGAATTAAAGGTAACGCCTAAAACGCGTGATGCAATTAGACATCAGATTATCAATGGCAATATCTTTATTCCAACTTCAGCTCGTCTTCCTAAAGGGATTATGACGGCTGTAGGACAGATTCTTAAGGTCTTTCCGATGATTGCCTATAATGGTGCCTTAGCGCTAGATGAGATAGGTAGAGCGCTAATTACGCGCTTTTTTAACGCAAAAGAAGCTGCAGAGATCTGTCGTTACGTTGAAGAGCAAAATAGCGGTGCAGCTTGGAACATTTATAGCGGCTATGTGTGGTATAGCTCAGAAAAAGAGAGCGATTGGGTCAAAAAAGAAGAAAGCATCGTCGGTGTGAAATCTACCAAGACAAGTATCGATCAAATTGCAAAACTTCAAGGTGTACATAAAGGTTTAATCATGGGTAAATCCGAAGAAATTGACCGTATGCAAAAAGAATTGGCAAAGAAGTACACTGACCTTGATTTTGTAAAATCTTCGCCTATATTACTTGAAATTGTCTTAAAGGGTGTAAGCAAAAAGAGTGCACTTGAGATCGTAGCCCAAGAATATGGCGTAGATTTAAAAGATTGTATTGCCTTTGGTGACAACTACAACGATGAGGCAATGTTAAAAGCAGTAGGTCATCCATTCTTGATGGGTAATGCTCCAGAAGATTTGAAGAAGCAATTTAAATCAGAAGATATTACCTTAGATAATAATCATGATGGTATTGCTAAGGCGCTAGAAAATATTAAATAA
- a CDS encoding aldo/keto reductase: MDFEKLTGLGIGTWKIGEEPRKKDEEIAAIRYGLDHGINIIDTAEMYGEGKSEKLVGEAIKGYDRSKLFLISKFYPYHATPELECHSLEASLERLGTDYLDLYLLHWRGNHRLSDTIRGLEALQKEGLIRHWGVSNFDTSDMKELFTVPGGDKCFANEDLYNLNERGTEYDLQDWQKKHGVSFIGYSPFNSGAGDTIRITRNLKIVARDHGVTPHQIMLAWTMRNGNVLAIPKAAKIKHMKENIEAQNIKLTEDELRLINSDFPVPTEKTPLAVI, from the coding sequence ATGGATTTTGAAAAATTAACGGGATTAGGTATAGGTACATGGAAGATTGGTGAAGAACCCAGAAAAAAAGATGAAGAAATAGCCGCAATCCGTTATGGACTGGATCATGGGATAAACATTATTGATACAGCCGAGATGTACGGTGAAGGTAAAAGCGAGAAGTTGGTAGGTGAAGCCATTAAAGGCTATGATAGAAGCAAATTATTTTTGATTTCAAAATTCTATCCCTATCATGCAACGCCAGAATTAGAATGCCATAGTTTGGAAGCTAGTTTGGAAAGACTAGGCACAGATTATTTGGATCTCTATTTACTTCACTGGCGTGGCAATCATCGCTTATCTGATACAATTCGTGGCCTTGAAGCTTTGCAAAAAGAAGGTTTGATTCGTCATTGGGGCGTTTCAAACTTCGATACTAGCGATATGAAGGAACTTTTCACGGTACCTGGTGGAGATAAATGTTTTGCCAATGAAGACCTGTACAATTTAAATGAGCGAGGAACCGAGTATGACTTACAAGATTGGCAAAAAAAGCATGGTGTAAGTTTTATCGGCTATTCACCGTTTAATTCGGGTGCTGGCGATACGATTCGCATTACGCGTAATTTGAAAATTGTTGCGCGTGATCATGGCGTTACGCCACATCAGATTATGCTTGCTTGGACAATGCGCAATGGCAATGTTTTAGCTATTCCTAAGGCTGCCAAGATCAAGCATATGAAGGAAAACATTGAAGCCCAGAATATCAAATTAACTGAGGATGAGCTTCGTTTGATTAATAGTGATTTTCCTGTTCCTACTGAAAAAACTCCGCTAGCAGTGATCTAA
- a CDS encoding deoxynucleoside kinase, with protein MTVIVLSGPIGAGKSSLTGILSKYLGTKPFYESVDDNPVLPLFYADPKKYAFLLQVYFLNTRFHSIKDALTQDNNVLDRSIYEDALFFQMNADIGRATPEEVDTYYELLHNMMGELDRMPKKNPDLLVHINVSYDTMIKRIQKRGRPYEQLSYDSTLEDYYKRLLRYYKPWYDKYDYSPKMEIDGDKYDFMSSEEDREIVLDQIVDKLKEVGKLPMDWDKSTDIQIEA; from the coding sequence ATGACAGTTATTGTTTTAAGCGGGCCAATTGGAGCCGGTAAATCCAGTTTAACAGGTATTTTATCCAAATATTTAGGAACTAAGCCATTCTACGAAAGTGTTGATGACAACCCAGTTTTGCCACTTTTCTACGCTGATCCTAAAAAGTACGCATTCTTATTGCAAGTATATTTCTTGAATACACGCTTTCACAGTATTAAAGACGCATTGACTCAAGATAATAACGTGTTGGACCGCTCTATCTATGAAGATGCGCTCTTCTTCCAAATGAACGCTGACATTGGTCGTGCCACTCCTGAGGAAGTCGACACTTACTATGAACTTTTACACAATATGATGGGTGAATTAGACAGAATGCCTAAGAAGAACCCTGACTTGCTTGTTCACATCAACGTTTCTTACGACACAATGATTAAACGTATTCAAAAACGTGGCCGTCCATACGAACAATTGAGCTACGATTCAACTCTTGAAGACTACTACAAGAGATTGCTTCGCTACTACAAGCCATGGTATGACAAGTACGATTACTCACCAAAGATGGAAATTGATGGTGACAAATATGACTTCATGTCTTCTGAAGAAGATCGTGAAATCGTACTTGATCAAATCGTTGATAAATTGAAAGAAGTTGGCAAATTGCCAATGGACTGGGATAAGTCAACTGATATTCAAATTGAAGCTTAA
- a CDS encoding ABC transporter permease encodes MNFITIMALIVSSTLVYSAPLILTSLGGVYSENSGIVNIGLEGIMTIGAFAAIVFNLTFAPSMSSLTPWVGALVGGIAGLIFSILHAVATINFHADHIISGTVLNIMAPPIGVFLIKALYDKGQTKNITANFGYFSFPGLSSIPVIGPIFFKNTSAPAWIAIILAIFMWWLLYKTRFGLRLRSCGENPQAADTMGINVYKMRYIGVLTSGFMGGLGGAIFAEAIAGNFSISTIVGQGFMALAAVIFGKWNPIGAMLSSLFFGFAQSLSIIGNQLPVISNIPAVYMQIAPYVLTIIVLVLFLGKSVAPAADGVNYIKSK; translated from the coding sequence ATGAACTTCATCACCATAATGGCCTTAATTGTTTCATCAACACTGGTTTATTCTGCACCACTAATCCTTACTTCCTTAGGCGGTGTCTATAGTGAAAATTCTGGGATCGTTAATATCGGTCTTGAAGGAATTATGACTATAGGAGCTTTTGCCGCTATAGTATTTAACCTAACCTTTGCTCCATCCATGAGTAGTTTAACCCCGTGGGTCGGTGCTTTAGTCGGTGGTATTGCTGGCTTGATCTTTTCAATTCTTCATGCTGTAGCAACTATTAACTTTCACGCCGACCACATCATTTCAGGAACAGTGCTAAACATCATGGCACCACCTATTGGCGTATTCTTAATTAAAGCTCTTTATGATAAAGGTCAAACCAAAAATATTACTGCCAACTTCGGTTACTTCAGCTTTCCTGGTTTAAGCAGTATTCCTGTAATCGGGCCTATCTTCTTCAAGAACACTTCAGCTCCTGCCTGGATCGCCATTATTCTTGCAATTTTTATGTGGTGGCTTTTATATAAGACGCGTTTTGGTTTACGCCTTCGCTCTTGTGGTGAAAATCCTCAAGCAGCCGACACTATGGGGATCAATGTTTACAAGATGCGCTATATCGGCGTTTTAACTTCTGGCTTCATGGGCGGACTTGGTGGTGCGATCTTTGCGGAAGCTATTGCAGGTAACTTCTCTATTTCAACCATTGTTGGTCAAGGCTTCATGGCCTTAGCTGCTGTAATCTTTGGTAAATGGAATCCAATTGGCGCAATGCTTTCCTCATTATTCTTCGGTTTCGCACAAAGTTTAAGTATTATTGGAAATCAACTACCAGTTATCTCAAATATTCCAGCTGTCTACATGCAGATTGCACCTTATGTACTTACTATTATTGTCTTAGTCCTCTTCTTAGGAAAATCCGTTGCACCTGCAGCTGACGGGGTTAACTACATCAAATCTAAATAA
- the nagB gene encoding glucosamine-6-phosphate deaminase, whose product MKVIVTENKIQGGAKAFEIFEKGIKNGAKVLGLATGSTPETLYQNWVKSDLNCENLTSINLDEYVGLTPDNPQSYHYFMQKHLFDKKPFKKSYIPNGMAKDIPAVCKEYDQIIKENPIDIQLLGIGRNGHIAFNEPGTPFDIGTHEVKLTENTIKANSRFFDNEDEVPKSAICMGTANIMQSKKIILMAFGEKKAKAIKEMIEGPITEEVPASILQKHPDVTVIVDEAAAQELDDKYKN is encoded by the coding sequence ATGAAAGTTATTGTTACAGAAAACAAAATTCAAGGCGGAGCAAAAGCATTCGAAATTTTTGAAAAAGGTATTAAGAACGGTGCTAAGGTCTTAGGCTTAGCAACTGGTTCTACCCCTGAAACTCTTTACCAAAACTGGGTAAAGAGCGACCTTAACTGTGAAAATCTTACTAGTATCAACCTTGATGAATATGTTGGCTTAACACCAGACAATCCTCAAAGTTACCATTATTTCATGCAAAAACACTTATTTGATAAGAAGCCATTTAAGAAATCTTACATTCCTAATGGTATGGCAAAAGATATTCCTGCAGTTTGCAAAGAATACGATCAAATCATTAAAGAAAATCCTATCGACATTCAATTATTAGGTATCGGCCGTAATGGTCACATTGCCTTCAATGAACCAGGTACTCCATTTGACATCGGTACTCACGAAGTTAAATTAACTGAAAACACAATTAAGGCCAACTCTCGTTTCTTCGACAATGAAGATGAAGTACCAAAGAGCGCTATCTGCATGGGTACTGCTAACATTATGCAATCCAAGAAGATCATTTTGATGGCTTTTGGTGAAAAGAAAGCTAAAGCTATCAAAGAAATGATCGAAGGACCTATTACTGAAGAAGTTCCTGCATCAATTTTACAAAAGCACCCAGATGTAACTGTTATCGTTGACGAAGCAGCTGCTCAAGAATTGGATGACAAATACAAGAACTAA